The following coding sequences lie in one Parachlamydia acanthamoebae genomic window:
- a CDS encoding endonuclease/exonuclease/phosphatase family protein has product MKSPLCILCFFLFFQCAIHAIENSIVPVIDRYEELGNLSPQKYSYPQFLEILAALQKHKEKLRIVTYNVLSNRYDENLEEVNHWSQRLPRIVGLIEEMDPDILGVQELYPDQLKELHAYLRGAYAFYGKPCVDGEINGIFFRKNRFLVQDRQVWYLDENPKDPSTETLTMLKLKDLITGKLLAIFNTHLAMQPIEKRELEARLISEHIQKHASHLPIILTGDLNTFPNRPDLIDLPFYDGDYILSILKGKKFLNDAKDISLLGHLGPLATFTSNGKDSTPFKGIGLPGVFLDHIMVSNDIQVWVHAVQAGTVEGHFPSDHMPVIADIVVE; this is encoded by the coding sequence ATGAAATCTCCTCTTTGCATTTTATGCTTTTTTCTATTCTTTCAATGTGCGATTCATGCTATAGAGAACTCGATTGTTCCTGTCATTGACAGATATGAGGAGCTCGGAAATCTTTCCCCACAAAAATACTCATATCCGCAGTTTTTGGAGATTTTAGCCGCCTTACAAAAGCATAAGGAAAAACTTCGTATAGTGACTTATAATGTCTTATCTAATCGTTACGATGAAAATTTGGAAGAAGTTAACCATTGGTCTCAACGTCTACCTAGAATTGTGGGCCTTATAGAAGAAATGGATCCTGACATCTTAGGAGTTCAAGAACTCTACCCAGATCAACTCAAAGAACTACATGCCTATCTGAGAGGAGCTTATGCTTTTTATGGAAAGCCTTGTGTAGATGGAGAGATTAATGGGATTTTTTTTAGGAAGAATCGCTTTCTCGTACAAGATCGACAGGTTTGGTATTTAGATGAAAATCCTAAAGATCCAAGTACAGAAACACTCACCATGCTTAAGTTAAAAGATTTAATAACGGGAAAATTGCTTGCCATTTTCAATACCCACTTAGCTATGCAACCCATTGAAAAAAGAGAGCTTGAAGCTCGACTCATTAGCGAGCATATCCAAAAACATGCCAGTCATCTCCCTATTATTTTAACTGGGGATTTAAATACTTTTCCGAATCGCCCAGATCTAATTGATTTGCCGTTTTATGATGGCGATTATATTTTGAGTATCTTAAAGGGCAAAAAGTTTTTAAACGATGCTAAAGATATCTCTCTTCTTGGCCATCTAGGGCCGCTCGCAACGTTTACTAGCAATGGAAAAGATAGCACACCCTTTAAAGGCATAGGGTTGCCGGGGGTTTTTTTAGATCATATTATGGTTTCTAATGACATTCAAGTTTGGGTACATGCTGTGCAAGCTGGAACCGTCGAAGGGC
- the cfa gene encoding cyclopropane fatty acyl phospholipid synthase, with the protein MEILKWAILTIFFMSVTVGLGVLFFPRFSGQSPKQIIQDIAAQADIQINGTRPWDIRVHNEEFYTRVLRDGSLGFGEAYQEKMWDCDALDVCFTKLIRANLDQHVANSWTMVWAAAKAKLFNLQTKKKGLEVIDKHYQIGNDLYQNMLDPTLTYSCGYWAHAQTLDEAQKAKYDLICKKLHLRSGMKVLDIGCGWGGFAKYAAENYGVHVTGITLSTNQAEYARALTKNLPVEIRIQDYRDVQETYDRVLEIGMFEHVGEKNYREFMEVVYRSLVPDGLFLLHTIGSNVSALGTDPWIDTYIFPNGHLPSVAQIGKSVEGLFVIEDLHNFGLDYDKTLMAWHQNFTRNWANLSAKYGKDFYRLWSYYLLSCAGSFRARSIQLWQVVLSKDGMTDRYVSIR; encoded by the coding sequence ATGGAAATTTTAAAATGGGCGATTCTTACCATTTTTTTTATGTCTGTCACTGTCGGCCTGGGGGTTTTATTTTTCCCCCGATTTTCGGGCCAATCCCCTAAGCAAATTATCCAAGATATTGCAGCTCAAGCTGATATTCAAATTAATGGAACACGACCCTGGGATATTCGTGTTCACAATGAAGAATTTTATACACGTGTGCTGCGCGATGGGTCTTTGGGTTTTGGAGAAGCCTATCAAGAAAAAATGTGGGACTGCGATGCTTTAGATGTCTGTTTTACAAAGCTGATAAGGGCGAATTTGGATCAGCATGTAGCAAACTCCTGGACAATGGTTTGGGCAGCAGCTAAAGCAAAACTTTTTAATTTGCAAACCAAAAAAAAAGGCTTGGAGGTTATTGATAAACATTATCAAATAGGAAATGATCTTTACCAAAACATGCTAGATCCCACCTTAACCTACAGCTGCGGTTATTGGGCACACGCCCAAACATTAGACGAAGCCCAAAAGGCTAAATATGATCTGATATGTAAAAAATTGCATCTGCGTTCGGGAATGAAAGTCTTGGATATCGGTTGCGGTTGGGGAGGTTTTGCCAAATATGCTGCAGAAAATTATGGCGTGCATGTGACAGGAATTACTCTTTCAACAAATCAAGCTGAGTATGCTCGAGCCTTGACTAAAAATTTACCTGTTGAAATTAGAATTCAAGATTACCGCGATGTGCAAGAGACTTATGATCGTGTTTTAGAGATTGGGATGTTTGAACATGTAGGAGAGAAAAATTATCGAGAATTTATGGAAGTTGTTTATCGAAGCCTTGTTCCTGACGGTTTATTTCTTTTACATACAATTGGGTCCAATGTTAGTGCTTTAGGAACAGACCCTTGGATTGATACGTATATTTTCCCAAATGGACATCTGCCCTCAGTGGCTCAAATCGGAAAATCTGTTGAAGGTTTATTTGTGATTGAGGACCTGCATAATTTTGGGCTGGATTATGACAAAACCTTAATGGCTTGGCATCAAAATTTTACAAGAAATTGGGCGAATCTTTCAGCAAAATATGGAAAGGATTTTTATCGTCTATGGAGCTATTATCTTTTGTCTTGTGCCGGAAGTTTTCGTGCTAGAAGCATTCAACTTTGGCAAGTTGTCTTATCTAAAGATGGGATGACGGATAGATACGTTTCAATCAGATAG